The following coding sequences lie in one Treponema socranskii subsp. buccale genomic window:
- a CDS encoding small ribosomal subunit Rsm22 family protein — MNRTDGAKRYEKFIKKNTATILKRRSMFSADAIPPDARNVIDEFDKILQSVFPANGRQLASLPKHINALSHALTDERGERRRGYMNAPETLSAYVRYFSWWNIVRFTRLFANFEKDAFALSDGDACLDVGSGPLTAVISLWLSRPELRNKKLTWYCMDISQTSLALGENLYLSIAARVPPSDKNAASHWNIVRVKGALGEPLRQKASLIVCADMLNELRETDTRSDEMRAKQYASSLLSYAAKKCGLLVIEPGVPSAARIISLMRDTLLKKNMTIVSPCPHAGACPMNGYRAHTGSASKWCNFAFSTEDAPPSLLKLSKDAKLPKTRAVVSFLFARNAFESGSGKTSNAAVSEASKSVRAEFPIRIVSDAITLPGRASGHYACSPLGLTLAVPASGTLLFSGDFVAVRSLGDSARLPKDEKTGAAVITV, encoded by the coding sequence ATGAACCGAACTGACGGCGCAAAGCGGTACGAAAAATTTATTAAAAAAAATACCGCGACAATTTTGAAACGGCGCAGCATGTTTTCAGCCGATGCGATTCCGCCCGACGCACGAAATGTCATCGACGAATTCGACAAGATATTGCAAAGCGTATTTCCCGCAAACGGCAGGCAGCTCGCCTCTCTTCCGAAACATATAAACGCGCTTTCGCACGCGCTCACCGACGAACGGGGCGAACGGAGAAGAGGCTATATGAACGCGCCCGAAACGCTTTCCGCATACGTTCGCTATTTTTCGTGGTGGAACATAGTCCGCTTTACGCGCCTCTTTGCAAACTTTGAAAAAGACGCGTTTGCGCTTTCGGACGGGGACGCCTGCCTCGATGTCGGAAGCGGCCCGCTCACCGCCGTCATCTCGCTGTGGCTTTCCCGCCCCGAACTGCGGAACAAAAAACTTACGTGGTACTGCATGGACATATCGCAGACATCCCTCGCGCTCGGAGAAAACCTCTACCTTTCGATCGCAGCCCGCGTCCCTCCTTCCGATAAAAATGCCGCCTCTCATTGGAATATCGTGCGCGTAAAAGGTGCGCTCGGAGAGCCGCTACGGCAAAAAGCCTCTCTCATCGTGTGCGCCGACATGCTGAACGAACTGCGCGAAACCGATACGCGGAGCGACGAAATGCGCGCAAAACAGTACGCATCATCGCTCCTCTCCTATGCGGCAAAAAAATGCGGTCTGCTCGTCATCGAACCGGGTGTGCCGTCCGCCGCACGCATTATCAGCTTGATGCGCGATACGCTGCTTAAAAAGAATATGACGATCGTTTCGCCCTGTCCGCACGCGGGAGCATGCCCGATGAACGGATACCGCGCGCACACGGGAAGCGCGTCGAAGTGGTGCAACTTCGCCTTTTCGACGGAGGACGCACCCCCTTCGCTTTTGAAGCTTTCGAAAGACGCAAAGCTTCCGAAAACGAGAGCCGTCGTAAGTTTTCTCTTTGCCCGAAATGCTTTCGAAAGCGGGAGCGGAAAAACGTCAAACGCCGCCGTCAGCGAAGCTTCAAAGTCGGTGAGAGCCGAATTTCCGATCCGCATCGTAAGCGACGCCATCACTCTTCCCGGCCGCGCTTCGGGACACTACGCGTGCAGTCCGCTCGGATTAACGCTTGCAGTTCCAGCATCGGGCACCCTCCTTTTTTCGGGCGACTTTGTCGCAGTCCGCTCGCTCGGCGATTCGGCACGGCTTCCGAAAGACGAAAAAACCGGCGCCGCCGTCATCACCGTGTGA
- a CDS encoding MerR family transcriptional regulator translates to MASYSIGDVEEITGVKAHVLRYWESVIPGFAPQKNMAGHRVYSQREIDIILRLKYLINIKKYTIEGARSQIIEDANRLEDDADTLHAIHDLRTDLTDIYLTMRKYRKHEPN, encoded by the coding sequence GTGGCATCGTATTCGATCGGCGACGTAGAAGAGATCACGGGCGTAAAAGCCCACGTGCTTCGCTATTGGGAAAGCGTGATACCCGGATTCGCCCCGCAAAAAAATATGGCGGGACACCGAGTGTATTCGCAGCGCGAAATCGATATCATCCTCCGGTTAAAATACCTTATCAATATTAAAAAATATACGATCGAAGGCGCGCGAAGTCAAATCATCGAAGACGCGAATCGCCTCGAAGACGACGCGGATACATTGCATGCGATCCACGATTTGCGCACCGATTTGACCGATATCTACCTTACGATGAGGAAATACCGAAAGCATGAACCGAACTGA
- the der gene encoding ribosome biogenesis GTPase Der, whose amino-acid sequence MQKKRKPDFSKPLEKKRSESLAQKATDEKRDKLFANCPVVVIAGRPNVGKSTLFNRFMKKNIAITDPTPGVTRDPVEGTALIAGKPVRLIDTGGYKLERKTGTQEAALDELVVNRSLDAIRKADLILLVFDAGELTAEDEELIGEMRPYRDKVVAVVNKTEGGRNREQAYEYARFGFGDLIFISAEHGDHIPELSDAIVSRLDFSSVVETDKTPVIRIAIMGKPNTGKSTLANRLTHSDASIVSDYAGTTRDVVEGAFSYGGADFQVLDTAGIRRKTKVKENVEYYSVNRAIKTLDECDVVILMIDAQDGLDEQVKKLCALAHERGRGIVFALNKWDTQEKGRTAFRKAAENIRIMFGHMEYAPIVAISALEGKGIKDLLNTVLELYAQLTRKVETSVLNAALKDWLFQYPPPAAKTAHFKVRYMTQTGVNPVSFLIFATKPESVPQTYIAYLKNKIREDLGFNKIPVQLELKASRQKWEDRVNKN is encoded by the coding sequence ATGCAGAAAAAACGCAAACCTGATTTTTCAAAACCGCTCGAAAAAAAGCGCTCGGAATCGCTCGCGCAAAAAGCAACGGATGAAAAGCGCGACAAGCTGTTTGCAAACTGCCCCGTCGTCGTCATTGCAGGACGTCCGAACGTCGGCAAGTCTACGCTCTTCAACCGCTTTATGAAAAAAAATATCGCGATCACCGATCCGACTCCGGGCGTTACTCGCGATCCCGTCGAAGGTACGGCGCTCATAGCGGGAAAACCCGTTCGCCTCATCGACACGGGCGGTTATAAGCTCGAACGAAAAACGGGTACGCAGGAAGCCGCCCTCGACGAACTCGTCGTAAACCGTTCGCTCGATGCGATACGGAAAGCCGATTTGATTTTACTCGTCTTCGATGCCGGAGAACTCACCGCCGAAGACGAAGAACTCATCGGAGAAATGCGTCCGTATCGGGACAAAGTCGTCGCAGTCGTCAACAAAACGGAAGGCGGACGCAACAGAGAACAGGCTTACGAGTACGCAAGATTCGGCTTCGGCGATTTGATTTTCATTTCGGCCGAACACGGCGATCACATTCCCGAGCTTTCGGATGCGATCGTTTCGCGCCTCGATTTTTCGTCCGTCGTCGAAACCGACAAAACACCGGTCATACGCATCGCGATCATGGGAAAACCGAACACCGGAAAATCGACGCTCGCAAACCGCTTGACGCATTCCGACGCGTCGATCGTCAGCGATTACGCCGGCACGACGCGGGACGTCGTCGAAGGAGCCTTTTCGTACGGAGGAGCCGACTTTCAAGTGCTCGATACCGCCGGCATCCGAAGAAAGACGAAGGTAAAAGAAAACGTCGAATACTATTCCGTAAACCGCGCGATCAAAACGCTCGACGAATGCGACGTCGTCATATTGATGATCGACGCGCAGGACGGATTGGACGAGCAGGTAAAAAAATTGTGCGCGCTTGCGCACGAACGCGGACGCGGCATCGTCTTCGCGCTCAATAAATGGGACACACAGGAAAAGGGACGCACGGCTTTTCGCAAAGCGGCGGAAAACATCCGCATTATGTTCGGTCACATGGAATACGCGCCGATCGTTGCGATTTCCGCCCTCGAAGGCAAAGGCATCAAGGATTTGCTGAATACGGTGCTTGAACTCTACGCTCAGCTTACGCGAAAAGTCGAAACGTCGGTGCTGAACGCGGCGCTCAAAGATTGGCTTTTTCAATATCCGCCGCCTGCAGCGAAAACCGCGCATTTTAAAGTACGTTATATGACGCAGACCGGCGTCAATCCCGTGTCGTTTTTGATCTTTGCGACAAAGCCCGAATCGGTACCGCAGACGTATATCGCCTATCTCAAAAACAAAATCCGCGAAGATTTGGGATTTAATAAAATTCCCGTGCAGCTCGAACTGAAAGCGAGCCGGCAAAAATGGGAAGACCGCGTCAATAAAAACTGA
- the ptsP gene encoding phosphoenolpyruvate--protein phosphotransferase, translated as MKIFLGIPAADGIGLGEAFVIPEKTIKTVPQKTVREEEKDAGWKRFLSSVRAVTERLSAELGRLPKNTANKTQRDLLEAYTLMLGDPIFAAELKDSYEKSNVNIEHVVDVKSAEYAEKLRNAGDDYLAERARDITDVFALVLDDMLCVREFDANEVPEGAVIVASSLSPTDTIALAKRKIAALALTEGGLSSHVVILARNYGIPAVVGINNITHQIQTGETVAVNGKTAEVIAGPDDATLSEYRKKIEEEKAHEEKLKIFLTKSAETKDGTKFQLYANIGTPEEADFAVKEGADGIGLFRTEFLYMSTVHEAGNYAYRPFDEDVQFNAYKHALGAMNGKPVTIRTLDAGGDKLIHSADIPIAEEKNPLMGLRAVRLSLAYPQLLKTQLRALYRASIYGNLRIMLPLITTVDQVKQCKSIAKTVRSELRAENIPFNDKVPIGIMVETAAAALLSDSLAKHSDFFSIGTNDLTQYTLGIDRENPAVSGLYDEFNLAVLRLIAMTVDAAGKAGIPVSVCGEMAGKNDSVLVLSGMGLRSLSMSAKLISGIKELLSRFTIDELNAISAKHLNNLY; from the coding sequence ATGAAAATATTTCTCGGCATTCCGGCAGCTGACGGAATAGGACTCGGAGAAGCGTTCGTCATTCCCGAAAAGACAATAAAAACCGTTCCTCAAAAAACCGTCCGAGAAGAAGAAAAGGATGCAGGCTGGAAGCGTTTTTTATCGTCGGTGCGCGCCGTCACCGAAAGGCTCAGCGCCGAGCTTGGCCGTCTGCCGAAAAACACGGCGAATAAAACGCAGCGCGATTTGCTCGAAGCCTATACGCTCATGCTCGGCGATCCGATTTTCGCCGCCGAACTCAAAGATTCTTATGAAAAATCGAACGTAAATATCGAACACGTCGTCGACGTAAAATCGGCCGAATATGCCGAAAAACTGCGCAACGCGGGCGACGACTATTTGGCCGAACGGGCAAGAGACATCACCGACGTATTCGCCCTCGTGCTCGACGATATGCTGTGCGTCCGCGAATTCGACGCAAACGAAGTGCCTGAAGGAGCGGTCATCGTCGCGTCATCCCTTTCGCCGACGGATACGATCGCCCTTGCAAAACGAAAGATCGCGGCGCTCGCGCTCACCGAAGGCGGCCTTTCGAGCCACGTCGTCATATTGGCACGGAACTACGGCATTCCCGCCGTCGTCGGCATCAACAATATCACGCATCAAATTCAAACGGGGGAAACCGTCGCCGTAAACGGCAAAACGGCGGAAGTCATCGCCGGCCCCGACGACGCGACGCTCTCCGAATATCGAAAAAAAATCGAAGAGGAAAAAGCGCACGAAGAAAAGCTTAAAATATTTTTAACAAAATCCGCCGAAACGAAGGACGGCACGAAATTCCAATTGTACGCGAACATCGGCACGCCGGAAGAAGCGGACTTCGCGGTAAAAGAAGGCGCGGACGGCATCGGCCTTTTCCGAACGGAATTTTTATACATGAGCACCGTGCATGAAGCGGGAAACTACGCATACCGCCCCTTCGACGAAGATGTGCAGTTCAACGCGTACAAGCACGCGCTCGGTGCTATGAACGGAAAGCCCGTGACGATCCGCACGCTCGACGCGGGCGGCGACAAGCTCATTCATTCGGCGGATATCCCGATCGCCGAAGAAAAGAATCCGCTCATGGGACTGCGCGCCGTACGCCTTTCCCTCGCCTATCCGCAGCTTTTAAAAACACAGCTGCGCGCTTTATACCGCGCAAGCATTTACGGAAACCTGCGCATCATGCTGCCGCTCATCACGACCGTCGATCAGGTGAAGCAGTGCAAATCGATCGCGAAAACGGTGCGGAGCGAACTGCGTGCCGAAAACATTCCGTTCAACGATAAGGTTCCGATCGGCATCATGGTGGAAACGGCCGCCGCCGCCCTGCTTTCCGATTCGCTTGCAAAGCACAGCGATTTTTTTTCGATCGGCACGAACGATTTAACGCAGTACACGCTCGGCATCGACAGGGAAAATCCCGCCGTATCAGGACTCTACGACGAATTCAATTTGGCCGTTCTGCGCCTTATCGCGATGACGGTCGATGCCGCCGGAAAAGCGGGCATACCCGTTTCCGTGTGCGGAGAGATGGCGGGAAAAAACGACAGCGTTCTCGTGCTTTCGGGTATGGGACTTCGCAGTTTGAGTATGAGCGCAAAATTGATTTCCGGCATCAAAGAGCTTTTGTCGCGCTTTACGATCGACGAATTGAATGCGATTTCGGCAAAGCATCTCAATAATTTATATTAA